In the genome of Hydrogenimonas thermophila, the window AGATATAGTCACTCTTTCAAAATCTATAGGTGGTGGTTTACCGATGGCAATGCTTCTTTTTAAACCTGAACTTGATCAATGGAAACCTGGTGAACATACTGGAACATTCCGTGGTAACAATCTTGCTTTTGTAGCTGCTAAAACTGCTATAGAAAATTATTGGACAAACGACGATCTATCAAAAGCTGTTTTTTATAAAGAAAAAATTTTAAAAAAGCATCTTGAATCTATAGTACAAAAGTATAAGCAATATAATATAAGTATTCGAGGTAGAGGACTTGTTTATGGTTTTGAAGTATTAAATGATTCATCAGTAGCTTCTGAAATATCTGCAAAATGTTTTAATAATGGCTTAATAGTTGAAACAGCAGGTTCAGAAGGACAGGTTATAAAGTTTCTACCACCTTTGATCATAGATGAAAAAACTTTAAAAAATGGTTTGGAAATATTTGAAAAATCTGTAGAAGAAGTTTTTTTAGAAAAAGAAAAACATTTAAAAATGGAGTTTTAAAATGATTATAAGAAATATAAAAGATATCATAGGAACAGATAAAGAGGTACATGCAAAAGATGGTCAATGGAGTAGTCGTAGAATGTTACTTCGTAATGATAATATGGGTTTTTCATTTCATGAAACAATAGTTTATGCACGAAGTAAAACTCATATACACTATAAAAACCATTTAGAAGCAGTATATTGTGTTTCAGGCAATGGCTTAATT includes:
- a CDS encoding ectoine synthase, which gives rise to MIIRNIKDIIGTDKEVHAKDGQWSSRRMLLRNDNMGFSFHETIVYARSKTHIHYKNHLEAVYCVSGNGLIEDLKSGKVYEIYDGIMYALDKHDEHILHGGTEDMRLICVFNPPLVGTENHDKHGVYPIINE